In a single window of the Amycolatopsis sp. cg5 genome:
- a CDS encoding sensor histidine kinase → MSRWWPVAVRRSTALAAVLLSMAVFALGWFGMREFVRLQLSGSAISNTQTQLDRMADAYRVGSLGAGPPALSEAISSGGALFEAVTDSGESAVSSADLRKWDPRWTPLPPAPAGAPPDWSITTQATLRPGSHPDWREYRTYTVLGRVVEGVQADLIEPLGRQGSRLDSGLTGGSTAQPQRLTLYLFVIPWDTISIVSTLDDTLTFFAPLAVLLTGLVAWFTAGRALRPVEAIRRELAEVSGSQLGRRVPVPRSRDEVAKLAETTNTTLDRLEHSYEQQERFVADASHELRSPLASLRTGLEVALTHPDRADWPEVAQQSLLDVQRLQRITADLLQLTGESSASTGLVDLADVVAEQVAERAHQPGPTVRSYVDGPAIVSGHAVQLERLLRNLLDNAARHAESSITVSVGVSAGEVVLEVVDDGPGIAPADRERVFDRFARLDDARARDAGGSGLGLTLARDIAIRHGGSLRVEDSARGGRLVARLPEADMPGEQ, encoded by the coding sequence ATGAGTAGATGGTGGCCGGTCGCGGTCCGCCGCAGCACCGCGCTGGCCGCCGTGCTGTTGTCCATGGCCGTGTTCGCGCTGGGCTGGTTCGGCATGCGCGAATTCGTGCGGCTGCAGCTGAGCGGCAGCGCCATCAGCAACACGCAGACGCAGCTGGACCGGATGGCCGACGCCTACCGGGTCGGCTCGCTCGGTGCCGGGCCGCCCGCGCTGTCCGAGGCGATTTCCTCCGGCGGGGCGCTGTTCGAGGCGGTCACGGACTCGGGAGAGTCGGCGGTCAGCAGCGCCGACCTGCGAAAATGGGATCCCCGCTGGACCCCGTTGCCGCCGGCGCCCGCAGGCGCGCCCCCGGACTGGTCGATCACCACCCAAGCCACACTGCGGCCCGGCTCGCACCCGGATTGGCGCGAGTACCGCACGTACACGGTGCTGGGCCGCGTCGTCGAAGGCGTCCAAGCCGACCTGATCGAGCCGCTCGGACGGCAGGGCAGCCGCTTGGACAGCGGCCTGACCGGCGGGAGCACCGCGCAGCCACAGCGCCTCACGCTGTATTTGTTCGTCATACCGTGGGACACCATCAGCATCGTCAGCACACTCGACGACACGCTGACGTTCTTCGCACCGCTCGCGGTACTGCTGACCGGCCTGGTCGCCTGGTTCACCGCGGGCCGCGCACTCCGCCCGGTGGAGGCGATCCGCCGCGAGCTGGCCGAGGTCAGCGGCAGCCAGCTCGGCAGACGGGTGCCGGTACCGCGCTCCCGTGACGAAGTGGCCAAGCTGGCCGAGACGACGAACACCACGCTCGACCGTCTCGAGCATTCCTACGAGCAGCAGGAACGGTTCGTCGCGGACGCGAGCCACGAGCTGCGCAGCCCGCTCGCGAGCCTGCGCACCGGCCTGGAGGTAGCGCTCACCCACCCCGACCGCGCGGACTGGCCCGAGGTCGCCCAGCAGTCACTGCTCGACGTCCAGCGCCTGCAACGCATCACGGCCGATCTCCTGCAGCTCACAGGCGAATCGTCGGCGTCGACCGGCCTCGTCGACCTCGCCGACGTGGTGGCCGAGCAGGTCGCCGAGCGCGCACACCAGCCAGGCCCGACAGTCCGGTCCTATGTAGACGGTCCGGCGATCGTGTCCGGCCACGCCGTCCAGCTGGAACGCTTGCTGCGCAACCTGCTCGACAACGCGGCGCGCCACGCGGAGTCCTCGATCACGGTGAGCGTGGGCGTTTCGGCGGGCGAGGTCGTCCTCGAAGTGGTCGACGACGGCCCGGGTATCGCTCCCGCTGACCGCGAACGGGTCTTCGACCGCTTCGCCCGCCTGGACGACGCTCGCGCCCGGGACGCCGGCGGTTCGGGCCTCGGCCTCACCCTCGCCCGCGACATCGCGATCCGGCACGGCGGTTCGCTGCGCGTGGAAGACAGCGCGCGAGGCGGCCGGCTGGTCGCGCGGCTACCCGAGGCGGACATGCCGGGGGAACAGTAA
- a CDS encoding response regulator transcription factor — protein MRVLVVEDEKRLAETLQWGLEADGYAVDLAHDGEEGLELARLYPYQVIVLDIMLPKLNGYRVCAALRELGISTPILMLTAKNGEYDEAEALDTGADDFLSKPFSYVVLGARLRALTRRGGTGSAATLAFGDLVLDPAKRTCHRAGRPITLTTKEFAVLECLLRHDGQVAAKNEILEQVWDMAFQGDPNIVEVYVSALRRKLDAPFGRRTITTVRGVGYRLVSDE, from the coding sequence ATGCGGGTGCTGGTGGTGGAGGACGAGAAGCGGCTGGCCGAGACGCTCCAATGGGGTCTCGAGGCCGACGGGTACGCCGTCGACCTCGCCCACGACGGCGAGGAGGGTCTCGAACTCGCGCGGCTGTACCCGTATCAGGTGATCGTGCTCGACATCATGCTGCCCAAACTCAACGGCTATCGCGTCTGCGCGGCACTGCGCGAACTCGGGATCAGCACGCCGATCCTCATGCTGACGGCCAAGAACGGCGAGTACGACGAGGCCGAGGCGCTCGACACCGGCGCCGACGACTTCCTGAGCAAGCCGTTCTCCTACGTCGTGCTCGGCGCCCGCCTGCGCGCGCTCACCCGGCGCGGCGGAACGGGCTCGGCCGCGACACTCGCCTTCGGTGACCTGGTGCTCGACCCGGCGAAGCGGACCTGCCATCGCGCCGGCCGTCCGATCACGTTGACCACGAAGGAGTTCGCGGTACTCGAATGCCTCCTTCGACATGACGGTCAGGTCGCGGCGAAGAACGAGATTTTGGAACAGGTATGGGACATGGCGTTCCAGGGCGACCCGAACATCGTCGAGGTCTACGTGAGCGCGTTGCGGCGCAAGCTGGACGCGCCGTTCGGGCGGCGCACGATCACGACCGTGCGCGGCGTCGGCTACCGGCTGGTGAGCGATGAGTAG
- a CDS encoding ABC transporter ATP-binding protein — translation MHGNTTAAVGVSDVVKTYGRGDAAVRALDHVTLDFAARRFTAIMGPSGSGKSTLMHCLAGLDTVDAGTVRIGPTTLTGLSDAALTRLRQERVGFVFQSFNLLPTMSAEDNILLGLRLAGRKPDPAWFATVVDALGLRQRLKHKPGELSGGQQQRVACARALMGKPDVVFADEPTGSLDSRSSSEVLGFLRSSVTDLGQTVVMVTHDPVAASYADHGVLLADGRVATHLASPSADAVLAALTGLGA, via the coding sequence ATGCATGGAAACACAACCGCCGCGGTCGGCGTGTCGGACGTCGTGAAGACCTATGGCAGGGGTGACGCCGCGGTGCGCGCGCTCGATCACGTGACGCTGGATTTCGCGGCGCGCCGATTCACCGCGATCATGGGCCCGTCCGGTTCCGGGAAATCGACGCTGATGCACTGTCTCGCCGGACTGGACACTGTGGACGCCGGGACCGTCCGAATCGGACCGACCACGCTCACCGGGCTGTCCGACGCCGCGCTGACCCGGCTGCGGCAGGAGCGCGTCGGCTTCGTGTTCCAGTCGTTCAACCTGCTGCCGACCATGTCCGCGGAGGACAACATCCTGCTCGGCCTGCGCCTCGCCGGCCGTAAGCCCGATCCGGCGTGGTTCGCCACGGTCGTCGACGCGCTCGGGCTGCGCCAGCGGCTCAAGCACAAGCCCGGCGAGCTTTCGGGCGGCCAGCAGCAGCGCGTCGCGTGCGCCCGCGCGCTGATGGGCAAGCCGGATGTCGTCTTCGCCGACGAGCCGACCGGCAGTCTCGACTCCCGCTCCAGCTCCGAAGTGCTCGGTTTCCTGCGCAGCTCGGTCACCGACCTCGGGCAAACCGTGGTGATGGTGACGCACGACCCGGTCGCCGCCTCCTACGCCGACCACGGCGTGCTGCTGGCCGACGGCCGCGTCGCCACCCACCTCGCCTCGCCGTCCGCCGACGCCGTCCTCGCCGCGCTCACCGGCCTGGGGGCATGA
- a CDS encoding ABC transporter permease, with protein MMLRTVIAGLKARPLRLLLSAVAIALGVAFVAGSFVLSDAVGAGLRAAVAVDTRGVDASISSKGPLDASVLDKVRRVPGVAAAEARVTVNAPLRDTAGHPKDSAAMALPADERLRPFDLAEGRVPSTATEIAMAEESARDRALGSPVTVFDTNGGAHTFTLVGKFSRPTDSGVGAPPLLLHPEGFQQVAPDAQIGRILVRAEPGTSAEQLVAELKRSIDRVDVVTGRTAAALLRAEVAPNSAMLAKFFTMFAVLAMVVAAMVIANSFTIMVTQRARESALLRCIGAAKRQVFAGVLAEAAAVGAVASAVGLACGFGVAAALQAIGSPESPVYLPLTARTVVASLSLGVVVTVLAAAIPAWAATRVPPVEALRTPVEGKAGRGGRVRVVLAAALLAGAIAAVALSFGSDVDAGIALSITAMVALLGATLAIGPLLAGPVMRVLGAVFAPVLGQPAKLAALNADRNPKRTAASAAALTIGLAVVSLTTTVMAGVEAGQNQGLDEQVRAGFVVSSVSTQPLPPKLPDTLAAVPGVEAAAPRATFSSDLGRFGPWQLAAVRGDAVGSILRPKIVAGNLDRLGPGELAVSSQLAKYTGLTVGDTVQVGSVALKVVAVYDAVSAPGVDLGLGLVDLAQMPAIAMSGATYDHSILVKAPAEARQALEKALEAAPLAKLTSMAELKDQSSVRLRSTLNLMWALTALAVLIAFAGIANTLSLSVLERTRESALLRALGLTRGGLGAALAAESVFIALLGAACGLVLGIGSAWLLTEVAKSAGETMLFTLPWGRLAALLGAAVLAAPLAALLPARRAARGSLTAGMAEQ; from the coding sequence ATGATGCTGCGCACCGTCATCGCCGGGTTGAAGGCCCGGCCGCTGCGGCTGCTGCTCTCCGCCGTCGCCATCGCGCTCGGCGTGGCGTTCGTGGCCGGGTCGTTCGTGCTCTCCGACGCGGTCGGCGCCGGGCTGCGCGCGGCCGTCGCCGTCGACACGCGCGGGGTGGATGCCTCGATCAGCAGCAAGGGCCCGCTCGACGCCTCGGTGCTGGACAAGGTCAGGCGGGTGCCCGGGGTCGCCGCCGCGGAGGCACGCGTGACGGTCAACGCTCCCCTGCGCGACACGGCAGGCCATCCGAAGGACTCGGCGGCCATGGCGCTGCCCGCGGACGAGCGGCTACGCCCGTTCGATCTCGCCGAAGGCCGTGTTCCTTCCACGGCAACGGAAATCGCGATGGCCGAGGAGTCCGCGCGCGATCGCGCGCTCGGCTCGCCGGTGACCGTCTTCGACACCAACGGCGGTGCGCACACCTTCACGCTCGTCGGCAAGTTCAGCAGGCCGACGGACTCGGGTGTCGGTGCTCCCCCGCTGCTCCTGCACCCGGAAGGGTTCCAGCAGGTCGCGCCCGACGCGCAGATCGGCCGCATCCTGGTGCGCGCGGAACCAGGGACCAGCGCGGAGCAGCTCGTCGCCGAACTGAAGCGCTCGATCGACCGCGTCGACGTGGTCACCGGGCGGACCGCGGCCGCGCTGCTGCGCGCCGAGGTCGCGCCCAACTCGGCCATGCTGGCCAAGTTCTTCACCATGTTCGCGGTGCTCGCGATGGTCGTGGCCGCGATGGTGATCGCCAACTCGTTCACCATCATGGTGACCCAGCGGGCGCGCGAGTCGGCGCTGCTGCGCTGCATCGGCGCGGCGAAACGGCAGGTGTTCGCGGGTGTGCTCGCCGAGGCCGCCGCCGTCGGCGCTGTCGCGTCGGCCGTCGGGCTGGCCTGCGGTTTCGGCGTGGCCGCCGCGCTACAGGCGATCGGCTCGCCCGAGTCGCCGGTGTACCTGCCGCTCACCGCGCGGACCGTGGTCGCGTCCCTTTCGCTCGGCGTCGTCGTGACGGTGCTCGCCGCGGCCATCCCGGCGTGGGCGGCCACCCGGGTCCCGCCCGTCGAAGCGCTGCGCACGCCGGTGGAAGGCAAGGCGGGCCGCGGCGGCCGGGTCAGGGTGGTGCTCGCGGCCGCGCTGCTGGCCGGCGCGATCGCCGCCGTCGCGCTCTCGTTCGGCTCCGACGTGGACGCGGGCATCGCGCTCTCGATCACGGCGATGGTCGCGCTGCTCGGCGCGACGCTGGCCATCGGGCCGCTGCTCGCCGGCCCGGTGATGCGCGTGCTGGGCGCGGTGTTCGCGCCGGTGCTCGGCCAGCCCGCGAAACTGGCCGCGCTCAACGCCGACCGCAACCCGAAACGCACCGCGGCCAGCGCCGCCGCGCTCACCATCGGGCTCGCGGTCGTCTCGCTGACGACCACCGTGATGGCGGGTGTCGAAGCGGGCCAAAACCAGGGTCTCGACGAGCAGGTGCGAGCCGGTTTCGTCGTCTCGTCGGTGTCGACGCAGCCACTTCCGCCGAAGCTCCCCGACACACTCGCCGCGGTTCCGGGCGTCGAGGCCGCCGCACCGCGAGCCACTTTCTCAAGCGATCTGGGCCGTTTCGGTCCCTGGCAGCTGGCCGCGGTGCGCGGCGACGCCGTCGGCAGCATCCTGCGGCCGAAGATCGTCGCGGGCAACCTCGACCGCCTCGGCCCTGGGGAACTGGCCGTGAGCAGCCAGCTCGCCAAGTACACCGGGCTGACGGTCGGCGACACCGTGCAGGTGGGCTCGGTCGCCCTCAAGGTCGTCGCCGTTTACGACGCGGTCAGCGCACCCGGCGTCGATCTCGGACTCGGGCTGGTCGACCTGGCGCAGATGCCCGCGATCGCGATGAGCGGCGCGACTTACGATCACAGCATCCTGGTCAAGGCCCCGGCGGAGGCCAGGCAGGCGCTGGAAAAGGCGCTCGAAGCCGCCCCGCTCGCGAAGCTGACCAGCATGGCGGAGCTCAAGGACCAGTCCTCGGTGCGACTGCGCAGCACGTTGAACCTGATGTGGGCGTTGACGGCGCTGGCCGTGCTGATCGCGTTCGCCGGTATCGCGAACACGCTCTCGCTGTCGGTGCTGGAGCGCACGCGTGAGTCGGCGCTGCTGCGCGCGCTGGGGCTGACCAGGGGCGGGCTCGGCGCCGCGCTCGCCGCGGAGTCGGTGTTCATCGCGCTGCTCGGCGCGGCGTGCGGGCTGGTGCTCGGCATCGGCTCGGCGTGGCTGCTCACCGAGGTGGCGAAGTCCGCGGGCGAGACGATGCTGTTCACGCTGCCGTGGGGCAGGCTCGCGGCGCTGCTCGGCGCCGCGGTGCTGGCGGCGCCGCTGGCCGCGCTGCTACCGGCCCGGCGAGCCGCGCGCGGCTCGCTCACGGCGGGCATGGCCGAGCAGTGA
- the fusA gene encoding elongation factor G, giving the protein MRELEHVRNLGILAHVDAGKTTITERILYATGTTHKRGEVHDGTTVTDFDSQERDRGITIFAAAVSCAWAGHRLNLIDTPGHVDFADEVERSLRVLDGAVAVFDAVAGVEPQSESVWRQADRHGVPRIAFVNKLDRAGADLDAAVASIRERLHPAPLVVQLPIGAEDRFAGVVDLVRMRALTWVDEQAHEGPVPDGLADEARLRRRRLEEAVAELDANALEEFCEEGTISARTLETALREVTLSGQGLVVLCGSAYRNRGIEPLLDAVVAYLPQPKDLADAPFAALVFKVVSGATGRLTYLRIYSGTIGKGTTVLDVGARRTERVARILRVRADRHTDLDRAVAGDIVAVAGVKGARAGTTLCAPDAPTLLEPAAVAEPVVSVAVEARRSADTERLLAALAQLAEEDPSLVVRGDPETGQTVLSGRGELHLEVAVEKIRRSRGLEVSVGRPRVAYRETVARGVSGLLYRHVKQDGGAGQFAHVVLDVEPLDSGFEFHSAVVGGKVPREYVRAVEAGCRDALSEGPLGGHPVTGLRVTLTDGATHPNDSSDMAFRTAGRFALREALRASEMALLEPVSEVTVTVPDDTVGGVLGDLAARRGAISASVAKGGTVVVTAAVPLAELFGFANRLRSRTQGRGTFTARPTGYAPAK; this is encoded by the coding sequence ATGCGCGAACTCGAACACGTCCGCAACCTGGGCATTCTTGCCCACGTAGACGCAGGTAAGACCACCATCACCGAACGGATCCTCTATGCGACCGGAACCACCCACAAACGGGGTGAGGTCCACGACGGCACGACCGTCACGGACTTCGATTCCCAGGAACGCGACCGTGGCATCACGATTTTCGCCGCGGCCGTCAGTTGTGCCTGGGCCGGGCATCGGCTGAACCTGATCGACACGCCCGGTCACGTCGACTTCGCCGACGAGGTGGAGCGGTCGTTGCGGGTGCTGGACGGCGCGGTCGCCGTTTTCGACGCCGTCGCCGGGGTCGAGCCGCAGAGTGAATCCGTGTGGCGGCAAGCGGATCGGCATGGTGTGCCGCGGATCGCGTTCGTCAACAAGCTGGATCGGGCGGGTGCCGATCTCGATGCGGCCGTCGCGTCCATCCGGGAACGGCTGCATCCGGCTCCGCTGGTCGTCCAGCTGCCGATCGGGGCCGAGGACCGGTTCGCCGGTGTCGTCGATCTGGTCCGGATGCGGGCGCTGACGTGGGTCGATGAGCAGGCGCACGAGGGGCCGGTGCCCGATGGGCTGGCCGACGAGGCGCGCCTGCGGCGACGGCGGCTGGAAGAGGCGGTGGCCGAACTCGACGCGAACGCGTTGGAGGAGTTCTGCGAGGAGGGCACGATTTCCGCGCGGACACTCGAAACGGCGCTGCGTGAGGTCACGCTGTCCGGCCAAGGCCTGGTCGTGCTGTGCGGCTCCGCTTACCGCAACCGCGGTATCGAGCCGCTGCTCGACGCGGTCGTGGCCTACCTGCCGCAGCCGAAGGACCTGGCGGACGCGCCGTTCGCGGCGTTGGTGTTCAAGGTCGTTTCGGGCGCCACCGGGCGCTTGACGTACCTGCGGATCTACTCGGGAACGATCGGGAAGGGGACGACGGTGCTGGACGTGGGTGCTCGGCGTACCGAACGCGTCGCCCGGATCCTGCGGGTGCGGGCGGACCGGCACACCGACCTCGACCGGGCGGTGGCCGGTGACATCGTCGCCGTCGCCGGGGTCAAGGGTGCGCGAGCCGGCACGACCTTGTGTGCGCCGGATGCGCCGACGCTGCTGGAACCGGCGGCCGTCGCCGAACCGGTCGTCTCCGTCGCGGTCGAGGCCCGACGGAGCGCTGACACCGAACGGCTGCTGGCCGCGCTGGCTCAGCTGGCCGAGGAGGATCCGTCGCTGGTCGTGCGTGGCGATCCCGAGACCGGGCAGACCGTGCTGTCCGGCAGGGGCGAGCTGCATCTCGAGGTCGCGGTGGAGAAGATCCGCCGCAGCCGTGGCCTGGAGGTCAGCGTCGGCAGGCCTCGGGTGGCCTACCGGGAGACGGTCGCGCGCGGTGTGTCCGGGCTGCTTTACCGCCATGTCAAGCAAGACGGCGGCGCCGGGCAGTTCGCGCATGTCGTGCTGGACGTCGAGCCGCTGGACAGCGGCTTCGAGTTCCACTCGGCCGTGGTCGGCGGGAAGGTGCCGCGCGAGTACGTCCGCGCGGTCGAGGCAGGCTGCCGGGACGCGCTGAGTGAGGGACCGCTCGGCGGGCATCCGGTGACCGGGCTGCGCGTCACGCTGACCGACGGGGCGACCCATCCGAACGACTCGTCGGACATGGCGTTCCGGACGGCTGGCCGGTTCGCGTTGCGGGAAGCCTTGCGTGCCAGCGAAATGGCGTTGCTGGAGCCGGTGAGCGAGGTGACCGTGACGGTGCCGGACGACACCGTCGGCGGCGTGCTCGGTGACCTGGCCGCGCGCCGCGGCGCGATCTCGGCCTCGGTCGCGAAGGGCGGGACGGTGGTCGTGACGGCCGCCGTCCCGCTGGCCGAGTTGTTCGGTTTCGCGAACCGGCTGCGGAGCCGGACGCAGGGGCGGGGCACGTTCACCGCCCGGCCGACCGGCTACGCGCCCGCCAAGTAG
- a CDS encoding MmcQ/YjbR family DNA-binding protein: MIDALVDVERSEASEWTSFSVRGKRFGYYWPRTQTVGLKQTISEQLALIAERPDVFEEQFTAGGFGWVVVQLEGIEADELFELVYEAWRLSAPEDLVAEAPLPW; this comes from the coding sequence ATGATCGACGCGCTCGTCGACGTCGAGCGCAGTGAAGCCAGCGAGTGGACGTCGTTCAGCGTGCGCGGCAAGCGCTTCGGGTACTACTGGCCGCGCACGCAGACGGTCGGGCTGAAGCAGACGATCTCCGAGCAGCTGGCGTTGATCGCCGAGCGGCCGGACGTGTTCGAGGAGCAGTTCACCGCGGGCGGCTTCGGCTGGGTGGTCGTCCAGCTCGAAGGCATCGAGGCCGACGAGCTGTTCGAGCTGGTCTACGAGGCATGGCGGCTGTCGGCTCCTGAGGACCTGGTCGCCGAGGCGCCGCTGCCCTGGTGA
- a CDS encoding glycoside hydrolase family 3 N-terminal domain-containing protein codes for MRRTELLGLFVLAVALTGCATPAPAPAPSPVSITQVPPAAASSVPAPEPTPSVEAAPAGCEKVIADLPVRRRLAQLLVVGVDASNARAATDLVRAEQIGGIFLGGNATGLLRDNALSAVQAAATVPVSVAVDEEGGRVQRIDELDGDVPSARKMAQTLSPDEVKAVGAERGRALRARGVTVDYAPDVDVTDQPDNAVIGDRSFSPDPEVVRAYAFAFAEGLRESGIQPVFKHFPGHGHASGDSHKGAVVTPPLATLRGDDLVPYQAIAEFDGAAVMVGHVAVPGLTSGKPASLAAPAYRLLRTDYHFDGPVITDDLGAMRAISARYPLPTAVVQALAAGADQALWSSGGRVGEVLDRLEKAAATGELPADRIHEALLRVLTAKQAC; via the coding sequence ATGAGGCGAACGGAACTGCTCGGCCTGTTCGTGCTGGCCGTGGCGCTGACCGGCTGTGCCACACCGGCACCGGCACCGGCCCCGTCGCCGGTTTCGATCACGCAGGTGCCACCCGCCGCCGCCAGCTCCGTCCCGGCTCCCGAGCCGACGCCGTCCGTCGAGGCGGCGCCGGCCGGGTGCGAAAAGGTGATCGCCGACCTGCCGGTCCGGCGGCGGCTCGCGCAGCTCCTCGTGGTCGGCGTCGACGCGTCGAACGCGCGGGCGGCCACCGATCTGGTGCGTGCCGAGCAGATCGGCGGCATCTTCCTCGGCGGCAACGCGACCGGGCTGCTCCGCGACAACGCGCTGAGCGCCGTCCAGGCGGCCGCGACCGTGCCGGTGTCCGTCGCCGTCGACGAGGAGGGCGGCCGGGTCCAGCGCATCGACGAGCTGGACGGCGACGTCCCGAGCGCGCGGAAGATGGCCCAGACCTTGAGCCCGGACGAGGTGAAGGCGGTCGGCGCCGAACGCGGCCGGGCGCTGCGCGCACGGGGCGTCACCGTCGACTACGCGCCGGACGTGGACGTCACCGACCAGCCGGACAACGCCGTCATCGGCGACCGTTCGTTCAGCCCCGACCCCGAGGTCGTCCGCGCCTACGCGTTCGCGTTCGCCGAGGGCCTGCGCGAGTCCGGGATCCAGCCGGTGTTCAAGCATTTCCCCGGCCACGGCCACGCCAGCGGCGACAGTCACAAGGGCGCGGTCGTCACCCCGCCGCTCGCCACGCTGCGCGGCGACGACCTGGTCCCATACCAGGCCATCGCCGAGTTCGACGGCGCCGCCGTGATGGTCGGCCACGTCGCCGTGCCCGGCTTGACCTCGGGCAAGCCCGCGTCGCTGGCCGCGCCCGCGTACCGGCTGCTGCGCACGGACTACCACTTCGACGGCCCGGTCATCACCGACGACCTCGGCGCGATGCGGGCCATCAGCGCCCGCTACCCGCTGCCCACGGCGGTCGTCCAAGCGCTGGCCGCCGGCGCCGACCAGGCCCTGTGGTCGTCCGGCGGCCGTGTCGGCGAGGTGCTGGACCGGCTGGAGAAGGCGGCCGCGACCGGCGAGCTGCCCGCCGACCGGATCCACGAGGCACTGCTCAGGGTGCTGACCGCGAAACAGGCTTGTTGA
- a CDS encoding cupin domain-containing protein, with protein sequence MTGDEIVLGALPKGITLANEGMRKTVWNVLGHTYYMKAASESSFAFETFDPPGTGVPPHVHPEQDEHIYVLDGVFTLYLDGQWETAGPGDTVLMPRNLPHAYYNRSDVPTRGLFWVSPAGKLAELFTKLHNLEDPEEVVRLAAAHDVDFLPPGSVEGA encoded by the coding sequence ATGACCGGTGATGAGATCGTGCTGGGCGCGTTGCCGAAGGGGATCACCCTCGCGAACGAGGGCATGCGGAAGACGGTGTGGAACGTGCTCGGCCACACCTACTACATGAAGGCGGCCAGCGAGTCGAGCTTCGCGTTCGAGACCTTCGATCCGCCTGGCACGGGGGTGCCACCGCATGTGCATCCCGAGCAGGACGAGCACATCTACGTGCTCGACGGGGTGTTCACGCTTTACCTCGACGGGCAGTGGGAGACGGCGGGGCCCGGCGACACCGTGCTCATGCCCCGGAACCTGCCGCACGCTTATTACAACCGCAGCGACGTGCCGACGCGCGGGCTGTTCTGGGTGAGCCCGGCGGGCAAGCTCGCCGAATTGTTCACCAAGCTGCACAACCTCGAAGATCCCGAGGAGGTCGTGCGGCTGGCCGCGGCGCACGACGTCGACTTCCTGCCGCCGGGGAGTGTCGAAGGGGCATGA
- a CDS encoding nitroreductase family deazaflavin-dependent oxidoreductase, with translation MTGLRGVFAGFGKSKAFAVLGKALVPADRVLLRVSGGRFGVGSAVGLRTMLLTTIGRKTGEPRQVPLLYVERDGGYIVIGSNWGGENHPAWSANLLAEPRATASISGRAIAVTGRLLEGDEREKMWNAVAEYWPAYDRYADRAAHREIRVFLLSEQRG, from the coding sequence ATGACTGGTTTGCGTGGTGTGTTCGCCGGTTTCGGCAAGAGCAAGGCGTTCGCCGTGCTCGGCAAGGCACTGGTACCCGCCGATCGGGTACTGCTGCGCGTCAGCGGCGGCCGTTTCGGCGTCGGCAGCGCGGTCGGGCTGCGCACCATGCTGCTGACCACGATCGGACGCAAGACCGGCGAGCCGCGGCAGGTTCCGCTGCTCTACGTAGAGCGCGACGGCGGCTACATCGTGATCGGCTCCAACTGGGGCGGTGAGAACCATCCGGCCTGGTCGGCCAACCTGCTGGCCGAGCCACGCGCGACCGCCTCGATCTCCGGCCGGGCCATCGCGGTCACGGGCCGGCTGCTCGAAGGCGATGAGCGCGAGAAGATGTGGAACGCGGTCGCCGAGTACTGGCCCGCCTACGACCGCTACGCCGACCGTGCCGCGCATCGCGAGATCCGGGTGTTCCTGCTCAGCGAACAGCGAGGCTGA